In Columba livia isolate bColLiv1 breed racing homer chromosome 20, bColLiv1.pat.W.v2, whole genome shotgun sequence, a genomic segment contains:
- the SMYD4 gene encoding SET and MYND domain-containing protein 4 isoform X2, with translation MELPVEEWRLCAARRWAALEPALRERLAAASLHDTLRLGCGLLRPEAEAPALRRLCRRARAGKEPAAARFYREEGNRSFGRRRYAAAARLYSQVCLEDIARAESHGYPDRLLPKVLLRKAECLLCLGRWQDAADALSVVENKIAMAGIMASPAHQTLLKKLSQLKIKIQEKESCPEPAREARGGIQRKSEFWEENDSISGASSSLRLNFDTDRGRHLVASEDILPGQSLLEEEAFVSVLCPGDSFLLQDSTETVWDTRVTNADLYCHHCLRQLLASVPCQGCSYAKYCSQICADVAWQQYHRTECSLGALLLTLGVFCHVALRTVLLAGFAEVSRLVEWSHNGDRDLQDPEARCKHLSEAPETRAGTRGIPGCNDNGQYQSSYQAVFNLLPHAEKHSPEHKFFCMLSVVAICQQLQEAGLEAAVLNQESSERRSKPKTCEKTSSELSPEMKTMAEAMLRHVLQLQCNAQAITVMQESESGDGAVVNKKPVRLATAFFPVLSLLNHSCCPNTSVSFSGTTATVRASQLIPSGQEIFHCYGPHRCRMRVAERQQLLSQYFFECRCQACCDELESDVKSVVSLRNTFCCPGCRGPMQGEDMLCCSNEACAISVSRESLSCRLQDLQQRIKRALELLRDRKADQAIKMLLKCQVDAECFLSPEHLLMGELEDHLAQVYATLGKWQEAARHLERSIEIVEMHHGPSSIEIGHELFKLAQILFNGFAVSEALSTIQRAEEILSVHCGPQSPQIQELQEMKTCLSELPRSILQRT, from the exons ATGGAGCTGCCGGTGGAGGAGTGGCGGCTGTGCGCTGCCCGGCGCTGGGCCGCGCTGGAACCGGCGCTGCGGGAGCGGCTGGCGGCGGCGTCGCTGCACGACACGCTGCGCCTGGGCTGCGGCCTCCTCCG GCCCGAGGCGGAGGCGCCGGCTCTGCGGCGGCTGTGCCGCCGGGCGCGCGCGGGCAAGGAGCCGGCGGCCGCGCGTTTCTACCGCGAGGAGGGAAACCGATCGTTCGGCCGCCGCCGTTACGCGGCCGCCGCCAGGCTCTACTCGCAG GTGTGTTTGGAAGATATTGCCAGGGCTGAAAGTCATGGCTATCCGGACAGGCTGCTGCCCAAGGTCTTGCTGCGGAAAGCGGAATGTCTGCTGTGTCTGGGGAGGTGGCAGGATGCGGCAGATGCCCTCAGTGTGGTGGAGAATAAAATTGCTATGGCTGGGATCATGGCTAGTCCTGCTCACCAGACACTGCTGAAAAAGTTAAGTCAACTGAAGATTAAAATACAGGAGAAAGAGAGCTGCCCAGAGCCTGCACGAGAGGCACGTGGTGGCATTCAAAGAAAGTCAGAGTTTTGGGAAGAGAATGACAGTATTTCAGGGGCATCTTCATCTTTGAGGTTGAATTTTGATACGGACAGAGGACGTCACTTGGTGGCCTCCGAGGATATCCTGCCAGGACAAAGCCTGTTGGAAGAGGAGGCCTTTGTGAGTGTGCTCTGCCCAGGGGACAGCTTTCTTCTGCAGGACAGCACTGAAACGGTGTGGGATACTCGGGTCACTAATGCAGATCTTTATTGCCACCATTGTCTGAGGCAGCTCTTGGCCTCGGTGCCTTGCCAAGGGTGCAGCTACGCAAAGTACTGCAGCCAGATCTGTGCAGACGTGGCGTGGCAGCAGTACCACAGGACAGAGTGCTCCCTGGGAGCGCTGCTTCTCACTTTAGGGGTCTTCTGCCACGTGGCCTTGAGGACTGTTCTGCTGGCAGGATTTGCAGAGGTTAGCAGGCTGGTGGAATGGTCCCACAATGGTGACAGGGACCTTCAGGACCCTGAGGCAAGGTGCAAACATCTCAGCGAGGCACCAGAAACAAGAGCTGGGACCAGAGGTATCCCTGGCTGTAATGACAATGGTCAGTACCAGAGTTCTTACCAAGCTGTGTTCAACCTTTTGCCGCACGCTGAGAAGCATAGCCCCGAGCATAAGTTCTTTTGCATGCTGAGTGTAGTCGCTATATGCCAACAACTGCAAGAAGCTGGCCTAGAGGCTGCTGTTTTGAATCAAGAATCATCAGAGAGACGGTCCAAACCAAAGACCTGTGAAAAAACATCATCTGAATTGTCTCCAGAGATGAAGACAATGGCAGAAGCGATGCTGAGGCACGTGTTGCAGCTGCAATGTAATGCACAAGCGATCACTGTAATGCAGGAGTCAG AGTCCGGAGATGGTGCTGTTGTAAATAAGAAGCCTGTGCGACTGGCGACAGCCTTCTTTCCTGTCCTCAGCCTCCTGAACCATTCATGCTGTCCCAATACCAGCGTGTCATTTAGTGGGACAACTGCCACTGTCAGGGCATCACAGCTGATCCCAAGCGGCCAAGAGATTTTCCATTGCTATG GGCCTCACCGATGTCGAATGAGGGTTGCTGAGAGACAACAGCTGCTCAGTCAGTATTTCTTTGAGTGTCGCTGTCAGGCATGCTGTGATGAGTTAGAATCTGATGTCAAGAGTGTGGTGTCTTTGAGAAACACGTTCTGTTGTCCTGGCTGCCGGGGTCCCATGCAG GGGGAAGACATGCTTTGTTGTTCAAATGAAGCTTGTGCAATCTCAGTCAGCAGAGAGAGCCTGTCATGCCGTTTACAGGACCTTCAGCAGCGAATCAAGAGAGCGTTAGAACTGCTAAGAGACAGGAAGGCTG ATCAGGCTATCAAAATGCTCCTGAAGTGTCAGGTGGATGCTGAATGCTTCTTGTCTCCAGAGCATTTGCTGATGGGAGAGTTGGAGGATCATCTGGCACAGGTCTACGCTACTCTTG GGAAGTGGCAGGAAGCAGCCAGACACCTGGAGAGGAGTATTGAGATTGTGGAAATGCATCACGGGCCATCAAGCATAGAAATCGGTCATGAACTCTTCAAGCTGGCACAAATTCTCTTCAATGG ATTTGCAGTTTCTGAAGCTCTGAGCACGATTCAAAGAGCAGAGGAGATTCTGTCAGTCCACTGCGGTCCTCAGAGTCCTCAGATCCAGGAACTACAAGAGATGAAGACCTGTCTGTCAGAGCTTCCCAGAAGCATCCTTCAGAGGACTTAA
- the SMYD4 gene encoding SET and MYND domain-containing protein 4 isoform X1, whose amino-acid sequence MELPVEEWRLCAARRWAALEPALRERLAAASLHDTLRLGCGLLRPEAEAPALRRLCRRARAGKEPAAARFYREEGNRSFGRRRYAAAARLYSQAASHELPGSPEVSVCFANRSAALFHLGHFEVCLEDIARAESHGYPDRLLPKVLLRKAECLLCLGRWQDAADALSVVENKIAMAGIMASPAHQTLLKKLSQLKIKIQEKESCPEPAREARGGIQRKSEFWEENDSISGASSSLRLNFDTDRGRHLVASEDILPGQSLLEEEAFVSVLCPGDSFLLQDSTETVWDTRVTNADLYCHHCLRQLLASVPCQGCSYAKYCSQICADVAWQQYHRTECSLGALLLTLGVFCHVALRTVLLAGFAEVSRLVEWSHNGDRDLQDPEARCKHLSEAPETRAGTRGIPGCNDNGQYQSSYQAVFNLLPHAEKHSPEHKFFCMLSVVAICQQLQEAGLEAAVLNQESSERRSKPKTCEKTSSELSPEMKTMAEAMLRHVLQLQCNAQAITVMQESESGDGAVVNKKPVRLATAFFPVLSLLNHSCCPNTSVSFSGTTATVRASQLIPSGQEIFHCYGPHRCRMRVAERQQLLSQYFFECRCQACCDELESDVKSVVSLRNTFCCPGCRGPMQGEDMLCCSNEACAISVSRESLSCRLQDLQQRIKRALELLRDRKADQAIKMLLKCQVDAECFLSPEHLLMGELEDHLAQVYATLGKWQEAARHLERSIEIVEMHHGPSSIEIGHELFKLAQILFNGFAVSEALSTIQRAEEILSVHCGPQSPQIQELQEMKTCLSELPRSILQRT is encoded by the exons ATGGAGCTGCCGGTGGAGGAGTGGCGGCTGTGCGCTGCCCGGCGCTGGGCCGCGCTGGAACCGGCGCTGCGGGAGCGGCTGGCGGCGGCGTCGCTGCACGACACGCTGCGCCTGGGCTGCGGCCTCCTCCG GCCCGAGGCGGAGGCGCCGGCTCTGCGGCGGCTGTGCCGCCGGGCGCGCGCGGGCAAGGAGCCGGCGGCCGCGCGTTTCTACCGCGAGGAGGGAAACCGATCGTTCGGCCGCCGCCGTTACGCGGCCGCCGCCAGGCTCTACTCGCAG GCGGCATCCCACGAGCTCCCGGGCAGCCCCGAGGTGTCCGTGTGCTTCGCCAACCGCTCGGCCGCTCTTTTCCACCTCGGGCACTTTGAG GTGTGTTTGGAAGATATTGCCAGGGCTGAAAGTCATGGCTATCCGGACAGGCTGCTGCCCAAGGTCTTGCTGCGGAAAGCGGAATGTCTGCTGTGTCTGGGGAGGTGGCAGGATGCGGCAGATGCCCTCAGTGTGGTGGAGAATAAAATTGCTATGGCTGGGATCATGGCTAGTCCTGCTCACCAGACACTGCTGAAAAAGTTAAGTCAACTGAAGATTAAAATACAGGAGAAAGAGAGCTGCCCAGAGCCTGCACGAGAGGCACGTGGTGGCATTCAAAGAAAGTCAGAGTTTTGGGAAGAGAATGACAGTATTTCAGGGGCATCTTCATCTTTGAGGTTGAATTTTGATACGGACAGAGGACGTCACTTGGTGGCCTCCGAGGATATCCTGCCAGGACAAAGCCTGTTGGAAGAGGAGGCCTTTGTGAGTGTGCTCTGCCCAGGGGACAGCTTTCTTCTGCAGGACAGCACTGAAACGGTGTGGGATACTCGGGTCACTAATGCAGATCTTTATTGCCACCATTGTCTGAGGCAGCTCTTGGCCTCGGTGCCTTGCCAAGGGTGCAGCTACGCAAAGTACTGCAGCCAGATCTGTGCAGACGTGGCGTGGCAGCAGTACCACAGGACAGAGTGCTCCCTGGGAGCGCTGCTTCTCACTTTAGGGGTCTTCTGCCACGTGGCCTTGAGGACTGTTCTGCTGGCAGGATTTGCAGAGGTTAGCAGGCTGGTGGAATGGTCCCACAATGGTGACAGGGACCTTCAGGACCCTGAGGCAAGGTGCAAACATCTCAGCGAGGCACCAGAAACAAGAGCTGGGACCAGAGGTATCCCTGGCTGTAATGACAATGGTCAGTACCAGAGTTCTTACCAAGCTGTGTTCAACCTTTTGCCGCACGCTGAGAAGCATAGCCCCGAGCATAAGTTCTTTTGCATGCTGAGTGTAGTCGCTATATGCCAACAACTGCAAGAAGCTGGCCTAGAGGCTGCTGTTTTGAATCAAGAATCATCAGAGAGACGGTCCAAACCAAAGACCTGTGAAAAAACATCATCTGAATTGTCTCCAGAGATGAAGACAATGGCAGAAGCGATGCTGAGGCACGTGTTGCAGCTGCAATGTAATGCACAAGCGATCACTGTAATGCAGGAGTCAG AGTCCGGAGATGGTGCTGTTGTAAATAAGAAGCCTGTGCGACTGGCGACAGCCTTCTTTCCTGTCCTCAGCCTCCTGAACCATTCATGCTGTCCCAATACCAGCGTGTCATTTAGTGGGACAACTGCCACTGTCAGGGCATCACAGCTGATCCCAAGCGGCCAAGAGATTTTCCATTGCTATG GGCCTCACCGATGTCGAATGAGGGTTGCTGAGAGACAACAGCTGCTCAGTCAGTATTTCTTTGAGTGTCGCTGTCAGGCATGCTGTGATGAGTTAGAATCTGATGTCAAGAGTGTGGTGTCTTTGAGAAACACGTTCTGTTGTCCTGGCTGCCGGGGTCCCATGCAG GGGGAAGACATGCTTTGTTGTTCAAATGAAGCTTGTGCAATCTCAGTCAGCAGAGAGAGCCTGTCATGCCGTTTACAGGACCTTCAGCAGCGAATCAAGAGAGCGTTAGAACTGCTAAGAGACAGGAAGGCTG ATCAGGCTATCAAAATGCTCCTGAAGTGTCAGGTGGATGCTGAATGCTTCTTGTCTCCAGAGCATTTGCTGATGGGAGAGTTGGAGGATCATCTGGCACAGGTCTACGCTACTCTTG GGAAGTGGCAGGAAGCAGCCAGACACCTGGAGAGGAGTATTGAGATTGTGGAAATGCATCACGGGCCATCAAGCATAGAAATCGGTCATGAACTCTTCAAGCTGGCACAAATTCTCTTCAATGG ATTTGCAGTTTCTGAAGCTCTGAGCACGATTCAAAGAGCAGAGGAGATTCTGTCAGTCCACTGCGGTCCTCAGAGTCCTCAGATCCAGGAACTACAAGAGATGAAGACCTGTCTGTCAGAGCTTCCCAGAAGCATCCTTCAGAGGACTTAA